In Serratia liquefaciens ATCC 27592, the genomic stretch ACGAAGTTGCCCAACAGGTCCTGCAGCATAAAGCGGCCGGAACGGGTACCGGCATCCAGCGCGGTCAGAATAAACAGTGCTTCAAACAGAATACCGAAGTGGTACCAGAAGCCCATGTTGGCACCAGGAATGATCTGGTGGAATACGTGGGCGATACCCACTGCCAGCGTAGGTGCGCCACCGGCGCGGTTCAGCACCGAAGGTTCGCCGATGTCCTTGGCGGTCTGCAGGATCTGTTCCGGGCTGATGACAAAGCCCCATGAGCTGACGGTCGCCGCCGCGTGGGCGGTCACATCTTTCAGTGACGCCATGATCATCGGCGCATCTTCGGTACCCAAACGGTGCAGGTCAGGCATGGTGATGCCCAGTGCTGCCGGCGGGGTGTTCATGGCGAAGTACAGGCCCGGCTCGATAATCGAAGCCGCCACCAACGCCATGATGGCCACGAAGGACTCCATCAGCATCGCGCCGTAACCGATAAAGCGCGCGTCTTTTTCATTGGCCAGCAGCTTCGGTGTGGTGCCGGAGGCGATCAACGCATGGAAGCCGGACACGGCGCCACAGGCGATGGTAATGAACAGGAACGGGAACACCGAGCCTTTCCACACCGGGCCTGTCCCGTCGACAAACTGGGTGATCGCCGGCATTTTCAGCTCAGGGTTGAGGATCACGATGCCAATCGCCAGCCCGACGATAACGCCAATTTTCAGGAAGGTCGCCAGATAGTCGCGCGGCGCCAGGATCAGCCAGACCGGCAGCAGGGCGGAAACGAACGCATAACCAATCAGCGTATAGGTGATGGTGGTGTCTTTAAAGGTCAGCGCCGGGCCCCAGTACGGATCGTGGGCAATCACGCCGCCGAACCAGATGGAAGCTACCAGCAGCACTATGCCAATGATCGACACTTCGCCCACCCGTCCCGGACGCAGGAAGCGCATGTAAACGCCCATAAACAGGGCAATCGGCACGGTGGAACAGACGGTGAACACGCCCCACGGGCTTTCCGCCAGCGCTTTCACCACGATCAGGGCCAGCACCGCCAGGATGATGATCATGATCAGGAAGCAGCCAAACAGCGCGATGGTCCCCGGTATCGGGCCCATTTCCTTTTTGATGATCTCGCCAAGCGAAGCGCCGTTGCGGCGCGAGGAAATGAACAGCACCATAAAGTCCTGCACCGCCCCCGCCAGCACCACTCCGCCCAGTAGCCACAGCGTGCCGGGCAGGTAGCCGACCTGCGCTGCCAGCACCGGGCCCACCAGCGGGCCAGCCCCGGCAATGGCGGCGAAGTGGTGGCCGAACAGCACGTTTTTGTTGGTTGGCACGTAGTTCAGGCCGTCGTTATTGACCACCGCCGGCGTCGCGCGGAAGGCGTCCAGCTTCATCACCTTGGTGGCGATGTACAGGCTGTAATAACGGTAAGCCACCAGATACACCGCCACCGAGGCGACGATGATCCACAGCGCGCTGATGTGTTCGCCACGGCGCAGCGCAACCACGCCCAGGCAGGACGCGCCGAGTATTCCCAGCAGCATCCAGGGTATGTGTTTTAAAATCCCCTCTCTGTTCATTGAGGTGTCCTTAGTTCAAATCTGCAAAATGAGTGAGTTAACCCGCTTATAAGATGTTTCAGGCACGCGGCCCGGTGCGGATAACGTTCGGGTATAGGTTTAGGAACAGCTCATCATTGCGGGTTGGGGCTGGGGAAGACATGCGAATTTCAGTCAACGGTGCTATAGGGTGCCGAACGGTTGAAATCCCGGGGTGAGCGGTTGGGCGTTGCAGGGGGAGTGGCAACGCCCCACCGAGGGGCGGGTCAGTAAATCTTTCTGGCGTTGATCCCAGCGGGGAAAATGCCGGTGGCGAAGATGTGCCCGTTAACCTGCAACTGGCCGTCGGGCAGAATTTCGACCGGGTATTCGTGGGTCAGATAACTGAGAAAGTTATTGCGGTCGTCGAGCGTCTGAAAGCCGATCAGATCGTAGAAAAACAGCGATTCGATTAAGCCGTGGTGCTCGGGGATCTGTCTGAGCAGCGCCGTCGACGGGAACGGCAAATGGAAGAAGAACGCGCAGGGGTTCAGCAAACCCTGTTCTTTCAGCGCCTGGCCGCAGGGCAACAGCTGGTAATCATCAATACAGATGATGTCGTTCGGGCAAACATACTCGCAGGCGATATCGGCGAAATGCCGGTTGAGTTGCCGATAAGCGCGGTAGTTCTCCGGCGTGAAATGCGCCTTCTCCGGGTGGTTATGGAACACTGGCCACAGGCCATCGTGATAGTAGCCCTGATAGTGGAAGTGAAACTCCTCGGTCGATAACGGAAAGGTCACCTGCTCGTAGCCGCTGCGGTGCTGGTAACTGACTGGGCGCAGTGGCGCATCGCCAAAGTTCTGTACGTCACCGTTCCAGCCCAGCCACAACCCGCGATCGTCGTCGCTCTGGCTGTCAGGCGATAGGGCCTGCGTAGCGCAGGCCAGATCCTTGTCGTCACACTGCTTATTCGAGATCAAAACCAAACGAGACATGCTGCGTTCCTTGTTCAGGTTACGAATGGGGGGTTAAAGCATCCAGCGGGTTTCCGCTTCGGTGACCTGCGCTTCAAAGCGGCGCAGCTCGGCGCTCTTACAGGTGTGCCACAGCGCGGCAAACGCTGGGCCGAGGCTTTCCTGCAACGGTAGGGTTTGCCGGAATAACGTCAATGCTTCCTGCTGGCTGAGCGGCAGTGCCACCGCGTCGCCATTTTCATAGCCGTTGCCGCAGGCTGCCGGCGGCAGGGGTTGCGTGTGCTCCAGCCCATACAGCATGCCGCTCAGCATCGCCGCTACGGCCAGATACGGGTTGGCATCGGCCCCGGCCAGCCGGTATTCGATGCGCTGGTTGGCATGGTCGGCGCAGGGTAAACGCAGCGCTACCGTGCGGTTATTGTGTCCCCAGGAGGCGCGCAGCGGCACGTGCATACCGGGACGAAAGCGGCGGAACGCGTTAACGTTGGGCGCGAATATCGCCATCGAGGCTGGCATCAGCGCCAGCATGCCCGCCATCACCTGCGTCATGGTGGCGCTCAACTCGCCCGGCAGGCTTGCCAGCAGGTTGTTGCCCTGCTCATCCTGCAGGCTGATATGAAAATGCAAACCGCTACCGGCGGCCTGAGCACAAGGCTTGGCCATAAAGCAGGCGTGCTGGTGGTGTTTCTCGGCGATCTGGCGCGTCAGCCGCTTCAGGGCCAGCACCTGATCGCAGGCCTCCAGTACGCGAGCGCTGTGGTGCAGATTCAGCTCATACTGGCCGGAGGCGGCTTCGGCGACCACGCCGGTCAGCGGCAAGGCCTGCAGCCGGGCCTGATGTTCGATGTCATTGAGCAACGCCTGGTGGCGCTCCGGTGCATCGACAGAAAAACTCTGCGTCGGGCACTGTCCGGCCTCAGCCGGTTGCTGCAGCGGATCCTGCAGATAAAACTCCAGCTCTGCCGCCACGACCGGGAAGTAACCCTTGGCATGCAGGCGTTTGAGCACCCGTTGCAGCACCACGCGCGGCTCCAGCTCGCAGGCGTCGCCATCGGCATTTTTCATCGTCAGCAGCAATTGGGCATGGTGCTGCGGATCGCGGGCGCAGGGCCGCAAGGTTCCGGGCACCGGCAGACACAACCTGTCCGGCTCGCCGGCCTGCTGGCCCAGCCCGCTTTCTTCAATGACCTGGCCGCCAAGATCCATGGCGTAGATCGACAGCGGGAAATAACAGCCTTTATCCAGCGCAAACACCTCGGCGACAGGCAGCCGTTTCCCGCGGAATTGACCGTTCAGATCGTTGAGATAAATATCGACGTGTTCGGTGTCCGGATAGCGCTGTAAATACTGTTCTACTTCTTTGTAGAATGAACGCGCCTGCGAAGCAGGAATATCTGCCAGCAGTGGGTTAAAACCAATAACGTTAGCATGCATGGCAGCCCCCGAAATGAATTAAAGCCGCGGGGGAAATTATTATCAGGGCAGGGGATAAACACATGAGGCATCCGTCTCGTAAGGCCATATTGGCGATGTAATGATGTTATCTGCGCCCCTAAAACCTGTCTGTAAAAACGCCGTAACTTTATTTATAGCCGGAATAAAAAAGGTGTAAATAAGGGGCGTGGCTCTGATGGCCGAAGAATAAATAGCTGCATATACTGCTGAGAGCGACGTTATTCAGGAGAGAAAATAATGATCAGAGTTTTTATCGTGTTTGCCGCTGTGATGACGGCGTTCAGCGCCGGGGCCTCCTCTGAAGCGGCATGGGCCAGCGGCGATAAAGCACTGCAAACCGCCTGCCTGAAAGCCAGCAGTTTGAAAGGGGCCAAAGCCGTCGGCAGCATTATCCATTATGGTGACGACGTCGGTTACTCGGCCCTGTTGATCGCTGGGCGCTATCCGCAGGCGTTTATGCATAACAAAGCGGGCAAAGAGCTGTGCCTTTACCAACGAGCCACTAAAAAGGCGGTGGTTCAGGACGCTGACGGGCTGGCGGGGAAGCCATAGCTGCCGATCAAAAAAGGGCGCCGGGGCGCCCTTATGCCGTTATTTCAACGCGATACGGATCACGTCGTCCGGCGCGGTGGCTTCTTTCTCGCGGCTGGAAGCCTGTTTGACGCTCACGTACAGCGTCTGGCCATCCGGTGACAGCGCCAGGCTGTTCGGGTGGGTTGGGGTCTTGATGGTTTGCAGCAGCTTGTAGTTCTTGGCGTCGATCACGCTGACCTGGCCTGCCTGACGATGGGTGACATACACCTCATTGCGCGTCGGGTTGAACAGGACCGCCAGTGATTCCGGCACGTCGATTTTGCTCAGAATCTTGCCGTCGCGGGTATCGACCACCAGCACCTGGGCCTGCTTGGAGTCGGTGATAAAGGCGCGATGCGTGGCAGGATCCAGGCTGATGTTCAGGAAGAAGTGCTCTTTGGACTCGTCCAATTTCTTGCGGCTGAGCACCTTGTTGGTTTTGGTGTCGATAGTCACCAGCTCGCCGTCGGCGTTGGTCACGTACAGGCGGCTTGCGGCCGCATCCAGTGCCAGACCGGTACCGTATTTGCCGGTTTCGGTGATGGTGGTGCGCAGGGTCAGGTCTTTGCCGTCTACCACCCAAACCACGCTGGATTCACCCAGCCCGGTGATATACAGGGTGTCGGTGGTGGCGTCGGCCACCAGCTCACGCGGTGCCAGCGGTTTTACCGTTTCGGAGCGTTTACGCGCATCCAGCACCAGGCGGCCTTTGACCTCACCGGTTTTACCGTCGATGGCAGTGACCGAGTTATTGACGGTGTTGCCGAAGAACAGCGTGTCGGTTTTGCTGTTGATGGCCGCGCCGAAAGGTTTGATATCGTTGTGAATGATCTGGGTGATATCCAGCGTTTGCGGATCCAAACGATACACCACGCCGCCTTTGTCCAGCTTGCGGCTTTGCGAAGTGGCCAGATACAGCGCGTTCTCGCCCTGGCTGTAGACCATCTCGTAAGCGCCTTTGCCGACGGGCTTGCGCAGCAGTTCCGGCTCGCCCTGGGCCAGCAGCGGGGCGGAAAACAGCATTGAAGTCAGCAGCAGCAGTGGGAAAGCGGCGCGTGCGCCAAAGCGGCGGCTGATCGTTGTTGCAGAGTTCATAACCTCTCCATGGAGTTAAAGTGCCTGTCGCCGCAGGGCGGTTGCCCAGAGGCTAAAAAGCTCAACATTGAATTCAAAGCAAAATCCGGCCGGTCGCATCGTGTTGTGCCGGGCCTTCTGTTTGCGAATAATAATCATTATTCATGCCGGAGGGGAGTGATTTCTACCCAGGCTGGGGTGAAAATCACAATGTGAAGAGTGGGTGGAGGGTGATCGTCGCCGTGTCGCTGCGTGGGTTTCCTGGTTTTCCCTGCGGGCCGATAACAAATAATTAATTTAGCTGCGTTATTGTTTGGTCGCTGTAATAATATTTATTTGTTATCTCTTATAATAAAAACCCGATAATAACGGAGGTTTCTTTGGGTTAAAAACTCCGACTTTGTACGTTATGTGAGCGGTTAATTACATTGTCTTGCATTGAATTACAGTTGAATACTTTTGTGGTGAAAAAGTCATCCTGTGGTGGATAATCTCAGGTTATGACATGAATTTTTATAACTTGCGTCATTTGCACACATCGGGTAATTGTTTATGCGTGGCTCAAGACCACCGTATTTATAACAATAATTTTTCGGGCAGGGGTAATAATGAGATATATAAAAACGCCAATATTCATTGGCGGCGTTGTGCTGTCGGCGTTATCCGCCGGCGCCCAGGCAGAAATCACCATTCTGGATAAAAACCCGCAAAGCAATGTGTTGCTGGCACCGCTGAGTTTGAAAGTTGGCGGCAGTATTCGCCCCGAGTGGATATTTAATAATGGCCCGGAGCCGGGATATTATAAAAATGGTCATGATGGCGGCACGCGCTTTCGCTTCAGCGGCGACTATGCGCTGACGCAGGATACCTCGGTTATCGGCTACTACGAGTGGGGCGTCGATCTGGCACACGCGCTGAGCTGGGACGGCCACTACAACGAAGACGGTAAACGCGACTATCAGCGCCAGCTGTACGGCGGCTTCAAAGATGACCGCTACGGCACCTTAACCTTTGGCCACCAATACGGCATTTATTATTCGGTTGTCGGCATTAAAAGCGACGTCTGGGATAACGATGGTCATGCGGGCGGCACCGGCATTGGTATTTCCGGCGACTACGACGGCGGTAATAAACCGAAGAACAGCCTGAAATACACCAATGATTTTGGGCCGGTTACCTTATACGCCAACTATTTATTACCGGAAGACGATTTGCACACGGCGGATAATCTCATCTATCGCCGTA encodes the following:
- a CDS encoding carbon starvation CstA family protein; the encoded protein is MNREGILKHIPWMLLGILGASCLGVVALRRGEHISALWIIVASVAVYLVAYRYYSLYIATKVMKLDAFRATPAVVNNDGLNYVPTNKNVLFGHHFAAIAGAGPLVGPVLAAQVGYLPGTLWLLGGVVLAGAVQDFMVLFISSRRNGASLGEIIKKEMGPIPGTIALFGCFLIMIIILAVLALIVVKALAESPWGVFTVCSTVPIALFMGVYMRFLRPGRVGEVSIIGIVLLVASIWFGGVIAHDPYWGPALTFKDTTITYTLIGYAFVSALLPVWLILAPRDYLATFLKIGVIVGLAIGIVILNPELKMPAITQFVDGTGPVWKGSVFPFLFITIACGAVSGFHALIASGTTPKLLANEKDARFIGYGAMLMESFVAIMALVAASIIEPGLYFAMNTPPAALGITMPDLHRLGTEDAPMIMASLKDVTAHAAATVSSWGFVISPEQILQTAKDIGEPSVLNRAGGAPTLAVGIAHVFHQIIPGANMGFWYHFGILFEALFILTALDAGTRSGRFMLQDLLGNFVPFLKKTDSLVAGIVGTAGCVGLWGYLLYQGVVDPLGGVKSLWPLFGISNQMLAAVALVLGTVVLIKMKRTQYIWVTVLPAVWLLICTTYALGLKLFSDNPQLEGFFFQAGEYKRKIAEGGAELTAQQVANMNHIVVNNYTNAGLSILFLLVVYSIILYGVKTAMAAHKNPNRSDQETPYVPVPEEAPSNGVTEGDVKVSPQH
- a CDS encoding trehalose-6-phosphate synthase, whose product is MSRLVLISNKQCDDKDLACATQALSPDSQSDDDRGLWLGWNGDVQNFGDAPLRPVSYQHRSGYEQVTFPLSTEEFHFHYQGYYHDGLWPVFHNHPEKAHFTPENYRAYRQLNRHFADIACEYVCPNDIICIDDYQLLPCGQALKEQGLLNPCAFFFHLPFPSTALLRQIPEHHGLIESLFFYDLIGFQTLDDRNNFLSYLTHEYPVEILPDGQLQVNGHIFATGIFPAGINARKIY
- a CDS encoding glutamine synthetase family protein yields the protein MHANVIGFNPLLADIPASQARSFYKEVEQYLQRYPDTEHVDIYLNDLNGQFRGKRLPVAEVFALDKGCYFPLSIYAMDLGGQVIEESGLGQQAGEPDRLCLPVPGTLRPCARDPQHHAQLLLTMKNADGDACELEPRVVLQRVLKRLHAKGYFPVVAAELEFYLQDPLQQPAEAGQCPTQSFSVDAPERHQALLNDIEHQARLQALPLTGVVAEAASGQYELNLHHSARVLEACDQVLALKRLTRQIAEKHHQHACFMAKPCAQAAGSGLHFHISLQDEQGNNLLASLPGELSATMTQVMAGMLALMPASMAIFAPNVNAFRRFRPGMHVPLRASWGHNNRTVALRLPCADHANQRIEYRLAGADANPYLAVAAMLSGMLYGLEHTQPLPPAACGNGYENGDAVALPLSQQEALTLFRQTLPLQESLGPAFAALWHTCKSAELRRFEAQVTEAETRWML
- the yncE gene encoding 7-bladed beta-propeller protein YncE; the encoded protein is MNSATTISRRFGARAAFPLLLLTSMLFSAPLLAQGEPELLRKPVGKGAYEMVYSQGENALYLATSQSRKLDKGGVVYRLDPQTLDITQIIHNDIKPFGAAINSKTDTLFFGNTVNNSVTAIDGKTGEVKGRLVLDARKRSETVKPLAPRELVADATTDTLYITGLGESSVVWVVDGKDLTLRTTITETGKYGTGLALDAAASRLYVTNADGELVTIDTKTNKVLSRKKLDESKEHFFLNISLDPATHRAFITDSKQAQVLVVDTRDGKILSKIDVPESLAVLFNPTRNEVYVTHRQAGQVSVIDAKNYKLLQTIKTPTHPNSLALSPDGQTLYVSVKQASSREKEATAPDDVIRIALK
- a CDS encoding porin → MRYIKTPIFIGGVVLSALSAGAQAEITILDKNPQSNVLLAPLSLKVGGSIRPEWIFNNGPEPGYYKNGHDGGTRFRFSGDYALTQDTSVIGYYEWGVDLAHALSWDGHYNEDGKRDYQRQLYGGFKDDRYGTLTFGHQYGIYYSVVGIKSDVWDNDGHAGGTGIGISGDYDGGNKPKNSLKYTNDFGPVTLYANYLLPEDDLHTADNLIYRRKGGGGLGFDYKATKELTFSAAYSYTDAKIKDNQYNEKEYHQQLSGTALTWQPNNWYIVGTASYYKDYVPSTRERTLSHYFAGSGYGVEGFVGYTFNIDKPFLKSIQPYVAADSLQLKGDEEYHANHVYLGAGTTIGYGLSVYVERTLANSSDNEPDSTWVTVFYDF